The following proteins are co-located in the Pomacea canaliculata isolate SZHN2017 linkage group LG8, ASM307304v1, whole genome shotgun sequence genome:
- the LOC112570246 gene encoding uncharacterized protein C1orf198 homolog encodes MEELKILSYFASFNHISKKIALREKSLIKYLGNRWTKYSPEQQEELLNDLYVPYSIRQLYPSKASDKEGNEKMKQCWPVLKLSSGEKIMVDENDIWTWRDEHSGPFSWKSKSQQDLTLLDLDNENLTKQHNRCVKSETEEQETDQVIRNDKYFSLNAPTWTQVVLEEYSGCGCLEFQTPVHSPSGSASLVESLLEEVNPAFEGSVNDLSASASPSHGVVLTSPEVKTLQNITTDKQSDIQVSSAKVNKGKKTTSPNKTHQTGSFKKDTNKGKSSADAAQQLLIKDSKEEDRNAFSNPVMWSNFVGQTSTDSDDDIKQTVPVLKQSIISSVKEPDTMEMERGETTGKISAESSPDHTTQLLKPSSADSEELDKEEVLYIVKGQAGVLLSAQNSSSTDDIELPKTGFDFLDNW; translated from the exons ATGGAGGAGCTGAAAATTCTCTCGTACTTTGCTTCTTTCAACCACATTTCTAAGAAAATAGCTTTGCGTGAAAAGTCTTTAATCAAATATTTAGGAAACAGGTGGACAAAATATTCACCCGAACAGCAAGAAGAATTACTCAACGACCTGTATGTACCCTACTCAATACGCCAGCTGTATCCTTCCAAAGCTTCAGACAAGGAAGGGAACGAGAAAATGAAACAGTGTTGGCCAGTACTCAAATTATCGTCAGGAGAAAAGATTATGGTGGACGAAAACGAT ataTGGACATGGCGTGATGAGCACTCTGGTCCTTTCTCATGGAAGTCCAAG AGTCAGCAGGATCTCACACTTTTAGATTTGGACAATGAAAACCTTACAAAGCAACATAACAGATGTGTCAAGTCAGAAACAGAGGAGCAGGAAACAGACCAAGTCATtagaaatgataaatatttttcactaaATGCACCTACATGGACACAAGTAGTGCTAGAAGAATACAGTGGGTGTGGATGTCTAGAATTTCAAACACCTGTGCATAGTCCATCTGGATCGGCCAGTTTGGTGGAAAGTCTGCTAGAGGAAGTTAATCCAGCTTTTGAAGGAAGTGTTAATGACCTCTCTGCTTCTGCAAGCCCATCCCATGGGGTGGTGCTTACTTCACCAGAAGTGAAGACACTTCAAAATATAACCACCGACAAGCAGTCAGACATACAGGTGTCATCAGCAAAAGTTAACAAGGGAAAAAAGACTACTTCTCCAAACAAGACTCATCAGACtggcagttttaaaaaagatactAATAAAGGGAAGTCATCTGCTGATGCTGCCCAACAGTTACTTATAAAGGACTCAAAAGAAGAGGACAGGAATGCATTCAGCAATCCAGTCATGTGGTCAAATTTTGTTGGGCAGACATCTACAGATTCTGATGACGACATAAAGCAGACAGTGCCTGTTTTAAAACAGTCAATCATATCTTCAGTAAAAGAGCCTGATACCATGGAGATGGAACGTGGCGAAACTACTGGCAAGATATCAGCAGAAAGCAGTCCAGACCACACCACACAACTTTTAAAGCCATCAAGTGCAGATTCAGAGGAGTTAGATAAAGAGGAGGTACTGTATATTGTAAAGGGGCAGGCTGGAGTATTGCTGTCTGCACAGAACAGT AGCTCCACAGATGACATTGAACTTCCCAAGACAGGCTTTGATTTCCTTGATAACTGGTGA